The region GCTAGCCCTCTCGATCGTGTTGACGGCACTGGAGACCATCTGCAGATCGCACATGCCGGTCGAGACGAGCAACGGACGTCCGCTCTTTGCGCAATGAACCAGGAAATCCCGATCCATCACCATTGCCGACGCGATCTTGATGTAAGGGGTGTCGTAGTTCAGCAGGAATTCGGTGGACGGCTCGTCCCAAGGCGATGCGAACCACTCGATACCAATCTCCCTGGCCAGCGCGTCGATCGCATCGTATTCGGCCTTGCCGAATTCCAATCCGCGCTTGAGGTCTCCGTTGGTTGGACCGAAGACGTTATCGCGAGGTTTGGCCAGTTCATCGTGAGAGTAGACGATCTCGATCGTCCGCTTCTGAAACTTGACCGCATCGCAGCCTGCGTCGCGGGCCTTGCGGATCATTTCAAATGCTTTGTGAATGTCACCATTATGATTGATACCGATTTCGGCAATCACATAGGTTCCTTTGTCGGAGATCATGGCACAGCACCTTAGTCTTAAGCCTCAACCGGTATAGGGGTCCGCGTTGCGAGCTTGCTAATTTCCTAAGAAACTCTTGCCACTGGCAGCTCAGTCTGTCCACCGGGGGCGGGTGTATCCGACGATTCCGACCCTTGCTTTCTTTGGAAAACCTGAATTTACTTTAAAGAAACGCCAAGGGCCCGCAGCAAATGCAGGCCCTGATGATTATTTTGTTCTCGAAATTAAAATTCGGCCGGCGATGCCGACTCAGCCGACAAACGCCCGTTCCACGACGAACTCGGCTGGCTTGTTGTTGGCGCCTTCCGTCAGGCCGGCTTCTTCGAGCAGCGCCTTCGTGTCCTTGATCATGTCCATGGAGCCGCAGATCATGCCGCGGTCGATCGCCGGGTCGAGCGGCGGCAGGCCGAGATCCTCGAACAGCTTGCCGGACTTGATCAGGTCGGTGATCCGGCCCTTGCGCGGGAACTCCTCGCGGGTCACGGACGTGTAGTGGATCAGCTTGTCCCTGGCGAATTCACCGATCAGCGGATCGTTGATGGTTTCCTGCACAAGATCTTCGCCGTATTTCAGCTCGGCAACCTCCCGGCAGGTGTGCGTCAGGATCACCTGATCGAACTTCTCGTAGGTTTCGGGATCGCGGATCAGGCTGGCAAACGGCGCGATGCCGGTGCCGGTCGAGAACATGTAGACCCGCTTGCCCGGAACGAGAGCATCGTTCACCAGCGTGCCGGTCGGCTTTTTCTTCATCAGGATCGCGTCACCCGGCTGGATCGTCTGCAGGTGCGACGTCAGCGGACCGTCGGGAACCTTGATGGAGAAGAACTCAAGTTCTTCGTCCCATGCAGGGCTGGCAATGGAATAGGCCCGGTAGAGCGGCTTGCCGTCAATCATCAGGCCAATCATGACGAATTCGCCGGACCGGAACCTGAAGCTTGCCGGGCGGGTCATGCGGAAGCGGAACAGGTGGTCCGTATAGTGCTGGACACTCTTTACCTCTTCAACAAAAGCGCCGGCCGGAGCAGCGGCTTCCAGATCTGCGGGTTTGGCAAGTACATTCATTTCAATCAAGGGTCCGTGGGTCATTGCGTGAATTGAACCTGCCCCATGTAGCACCACTCGCACATTGACTTGAAGCAACTCCGATCCATGAAAACGCGTTTGCGCAAAAAAACATTCTAAATGCAGCCGAATCTGGGGTCTGCTGACGGGTCCAGCGTGGAAATTCATGAGATTGAATGCCCGTCACGCGGGAGAGCGCTTTGCCGTCGGGCCCCGGACTGCTTGATGCAGCCGCACCGGCGCGCCGGCAGCTGGCCGGAACGCCGGCTTATCGCCCCCGGTCGATTTGCGGCACATCTGCGGCAGACCGGGTCGCTGGCGCGCCTGTTCGTGACGTTTTCAAGATCATCCGGAAAAAGCTCGTTTTTTATTTGACAGCTACATACAAAATGCAAAATTTGCTGGTAATATAAAACGTTAGAAATAACACCTTCCGAAGAGGCAAAGTAAATGGCCGGACGCACGCAGGAAGAAACAGGCCAGACAGTAGCATTCGTGTTGATGGACCGGTTTTCAATGAACGCTTTCGCCAGCGTCATCGAACCGCTCCGGATAGCAAATCGGCTGCTTGGCCGGGACTACTATGTGTGGACGACTTATTCGCTCGATGGAAATTCCGTCGTCGCAAGCAACGGATGCGAGGTCTCTGTAAACAAGTCCATTCGTGAGCTTCACGATACGGACATTACACTTCTGTGCTCCGGTATAGACGTGGAACGGCTGCCGATGAATGCGGAACTTGGAAGCAAGTTGCGCCGCCTGAATGCGATGGGACGCACCTTCGGGGCCATCTGCACCGGTGCCTACCTGCTCGCCCGCTATCACCTGCTGGATGGCCGGCGCTGCACGATCCATTGGGAAAACCTCAGGTCCCTGCGCGAGGAGTTTCCGGACGTCGAAGTCACCTCTGACATTTTTGCGATCGACCGCAACTGCATGACCTGCGCCGGGGGGATGGCCTCGCTCGACATGATGCTGCGGCTGATCGCCATTCAGCACGGTGCCTATCTTGCCCATGAGGTCGCCGAAGTCGCGCTCTACCAGAACATGCGCTCCGGCGAATCCGCGCAGCGCCACGACATCGAGGCGCGGACCGGCATTTCCAATGCGAAGATCCTCGACGCAATCCGCATCATGGATCTGCACATCGAAGACCCGCTGAGCTGTCAGCAGCTGGCCATGACGGTGAACCTGTCGCCGCGCCAGCTGGAGCGCCTGTTCCGCCGCCACTTCAACTGCACGCCGGGCCAGTATTACCTGCGCCTTCGCCTGGAAACCGCGCGGGACCTGTTACGCCGTACCAGCCGCCCGGTGCTGGACGTGGCACTTGCCTGCGGCTTTGCCTCGACGTCCCACTTCACGAAGTGCTACCGCGAGCGGTTCCTGTGCACGCCGACCGAAGAGCGGCAGTCCTATCAGTGGGCCAACACGAAAACGACCTCCGGCGTCGGCACGGCAACTCCGATGCGGCTGATCGCCAAGTAGATCGCCTGCCATTTCTCTCCCGAAGGCGCTGCAGGGATTGCGGCGCCTTTTCTTTTGCGCAAACGCGTCCCTGGCTTTCCATCA is a window of Roseibium salinum DNA encoding:
- a CDS encoding N-acetylneuraminate synthase family protein; the encoded protein is MISDKGTYVIAEIGINHNGDIHKAFEMIRKARDAGCDAVKFQKRTIEIVYSHDELAKPRDNVFGPTNGDLKRGLEFGKAEYDAIDALAREIGIEWFASPWDEPSTEFLLNYDTPYIKIASAMVMDRDFLVHCAKSGRPLLVSTGMCDLQMVSSAVNTIERASGQIACLYHCTSTYPTLDEEINLLGINTLQKAFPHLPIGFSGHERGILPSVCAAAMGAVSIERHVTLDRNDWGSDQKASLEMNEMAELVSQLRRLEVVRGDGQLRVYDDEKPIAEKLRRKDTLQAA
- a CDS encoding ferredoxin--NADP reductase codes for the protein MNVLAKPADLEAAAPAGAFVEEVKSVQHYTDHLFRFRMTRPASFRFRSGEFVMIGLMIDGKPLYRAYSIASPAWDEELEFFSIKVPDGPLTSHLQTIQPGDAILMKKKPTGTLVNDALVPGKRVYMFSTGTGIAPFASLIRDPETYEKFDQVILTHTCREVAELKYGEDLVQETINDPLIGEFARDKLIHYTSVTREEFPRKGRITDLIKSGKLFEDLGLPPLDPAIDRGMICGSMDMIKDTKALLEEAGLTEGANNKPAEFVVERAFVG
- a CDS encoding GlxA family transcriptional regulator; the encoded protein is MAGRTQEETGQTVAFVLMDRFSMNAFASVIEPLRIANRLLGRDYYVWTTYSLDGNSVVASNGCEVSVNKSIRELHDTDITLLCSGIDVERLPMNAELGSKLRRLNAMGRTFGAICTGAYLLARYHLLDGRRCTIHWENLRSLREEFPDVEVTSDIFAIDRNCMTCAGGMASLDMMLRLIAIQHGAYLAHEVAEVALYQNMRSGESAQRHDIEARTGISNAKILDAIRIMDLHIEDPLSCQQLAMTVNLSPRQLERLFRRHFNCTPGQYYLRLRLETARDLLRRTSRPVLDVALACGFASTSHFTKCYRERFLCTPTEERQSYQWANTKTTSGVGTATPMRLIAK